The following is a genomic window from Sciurus carolinensis chromosome 3, mSciCar1.2, whole genome shotgun sequence.
TTTACTCCTAGCAGACCTCTTGAATTGCCTTCCTGAGAACCTGCTTTTTGGCAAGGCATGCAGTGCCAATAAGACTGGCACTCAATCTTTCCATCCTCGTCCATGGAAAATGACTGCCTTTCTGCTCAAAACTTTTCTTGACACTTGTCAACCTAGGTTAGCATCTTTCACCCTCAGTGCATGCTTCTGTTCAGTCTTGCAACAAGACCTACTACATGAGGGTTTCTTGGCTAGTCCCTGAGGCTGCAGAAAGGAACCTTACTCTCGAGGGACTCATTCAGGAAGCAGACCATAACTCACCAGTGTGATCAGTGCTGTGCCCATGTGTGTTAGCTTAGGGTGCCAGCCTGAAGAGGTTGGGAAGGCTTTCTCTGGACAACCCCAGCAAGGATCAAGTCTTCATAGTTGGACAGAAGCTCTGTCATCCAAGGAGTGAAGGGCTGCCTCCAACTGAACAGCTGGTGCATAATCTCAAAGATAGTGATCCACAATGCCCTGCaatgtctcttccttttctccatctCCTTGCCCCTTAGGCCAAGACCCACTGACCATTCCTTCCCCAGCACTGGCTGCACTGCTATGGCTACACTAAGACGTCTTAAGATGGAGGAGGAGTGAGGAAGCTACAGCCATAGAATCTCTCGATATGGCTGGCTGAGGCTGCCTAGGGCCCTAGAAGGAGGAAATGGATAAGTGCCTTGTCCAAAAAGATGGCAGCCTCAGGTCTTATCAGGGGGCTGCGGCTAGCTTCCTTACTCCCCCCTACCTCTGGCCAAGTCACAGAGTGTCACAGCAGTGTAACCAGATGGATAAGGGAGAAGGGGCAGCTGTGGAATTATGGGCTAGAATGTAGTTTTATAGGCCTACTAGTTCACAGTTCCACTATCCCAAGCAGTTGCTCTAGACTAATATGTTGTTATGGGAGATGGATGAATGTTCAAGATATACTGTGGGGAGGCTGAAACAACAGGAGTTGATACACTGCccacaggaaaagggaggagtcATGGCTTCCAACCATAAGCTTCTACCCCCCAGGATGGCCTCATCCGCTTCCTGTCAATCCTAGAGATTATATAATCCAGCGGCTATAGCCCTTTGCTCTGCCTGCTGCCCAGCAAGTTACTTTGGGTTCTAGTTTGATAAGAAGATTTCCTGTGGTGGAAattgaaggaaaaaggaaagagctgCCCATTTCTGCTCAGGAGGTTGTGGGAGTAGGATGGCCAGAGCTTTGTGTTCACTGCATGCCTTCTGGCTTCTGGAGTGGGCACCACTGCTCTTGGGACCTAGTGCTGCCCCAAAAGCCTTGGCCTTGAACCTGGACCCTGTGCGACTCACTTTCTATACAGGCCCCAATAGCAGCCACTTTGGATTTTCAGTGGACTTTCACAAGGACAACCAAGGAAGGTAAGCCCTGAGGGGAGTATGGGTACAGACAAAAGAtcccaccccccccacacacacacacatacacagtgcTTCTGTGGGCTTCTGGTTCCCCATTTGTGACAGCAGTTGAAGATTCTGGGGTTTCCTTGGGTTGAGTTCTTGTCAGGAATGCTGGGGTTCAGGTGAGGGTGTCAGGGAAGGGCAGTGAAGAGATGAGCACTGAAACTACAACAAGAAGACAAAAGATAATTCTTTTTCCTCAAGTGTCAATTGTATGACACTTTACCCTCATCCCTTCAAAAAGTAGAAAGGagtgccaggcacggtggtgcatacctgtaatcccagcaactcggggttggggaaggaggattgcaagttccaggacaaccctggcaacttagtgaaggcctaagcaatttagcaagaccatgtctcaaaacatttttaaaaaagcgtggttacatgcccctgggttcaatccctgagaccaaaaaaaaaggtgggggagcaCGCATCCTAAATTATATCCCCTCATCCCCATACAAATTGTAGATATTCAAGAAGAAGCAATGGAGTGCTTCTTGGTATTGATCAGACTTTGGAATTAGTCTCTGTAGCTATATGACTTAATCTGGCTGACACTGGGATACCCAGCTTTGGAGACTGGTGATGGCAGATAGCCTTCAAGTAACAGTCTTCCTCTGCTGAAGAGAACTACTTCACCTAAAGTCAAGTCCACTTCTGAAGGTGGCTTGCATCCAATGAGTGATCAATGAGAAGCATGCATTTTTTTCAAGAGTGCTTGACCAGGACCAtgctaaattatatatatgagattaaacccaggttgctttgccactaagctacatccccagccctctattttttattttgagacagggtcttgctaagttgcctggacTGGCATCAAACTTAGAATCCctcctcagcctcatgagtcactgGCATTCACTGGAATCACAAGTGTGCCACCCTGCACCCAATTTCCCTCATACATTTAATACATTTACTCCTGACAGCCTTAATTGGTTAGTGTTATCCCTGTTAAAGCTTACATAAGGCAAAATGGTCATTTAAACCTAGATCAGCAAGGATCCTCAGCTCTATCAGCACTCACATCCCACCTTAGCTTCTCTCATTCTTCACCATTAAAACCAACTCTCAAGAAGGGATCTGGTAGCCCTaggtggtgatgcacacctgtaatcccagctgctggggaggcctCAGCAATGACAAGGCACCaagaaactcaatgagaccctgtctctaaatgaaatacaaaatagactggggatgcgactcagtggtcgagtgttgaatctctggtaccaaaaaaaaaaaaaaaaggatctagTGACAGTCTAGGCATTCTAGGAGCATGTGAACCTCTGCTTTTTGTTGGGAGTAGGAGGATAAAGAACAGCTTTCAGGAGGTCTCTTTCAGCAAAGATATTAAACCCCTGGTGTTAAATCAAACCAAATGGTTTTAGTCCCAGCTCACTAGATTACAATAGGCATGTGAATTCCCTCACCAAGAGTCCATTTCACTGTCCATAAAATGAAGAGCGGTGAGGAAAGATGGACCAGTGCTGGGCCACACCGTCTTCCCAGCACTGCTCACAGGGCAGGCAACCAGGATACGCAGGAATCTGCTCCGCACTCAGCATTCACCCGGCTTTTCTGCACAGAGTGGCCATAGTGGTGGGCGCCCCGCGGAACCTGGGCCCAAGCCAGGAGGAGACTGGCGGCGTGTTCCTGTGCCCCTGGAGTGTTGAAGGAGGCCAGTGCAACTCGCTATCCTTCAATTTCAGTGAGTCCCAGGCATGGAGGTAAAAGGAGGGACCATAGAGATGTGAACGGCCAGGTTTCAGCTCCCCATCCCTCCTGTACCCTCCAGGGGATGAGATCCGAAATATTGGCTCCCAAACATTCCAAACCTTCAAAGCCCGGCAAGGACTTGGGGCGTCGGTGGTCAGCTGGAACGACATAATTGTGGTAGGCGCTGTGGACAGGACACAAGGAGCAGTCGCGGACAGGGACACGTGGGGGTAGCCCGAGCCTCGTGCCATTCTCCACTGTACTGTGGCCCTGCTCCAGGCCTGCGCCCCCTGGCAACACTGGAACGTCCTAGAAAGGACCCAGGAAGCTGAAAAGACGCCCGTAGGTGGCTGCTTCGTAGCTCAACTTCAAAGCGGCGGCCGCGCTGAATACTCACCCTGTCGGTCCAACACCATGAGCAGGGTTTATgtaggaaattttttttagtaaGCTCCGCCCTTCATTTTGGCTCCGCCTTCTCTCTGCCATTTACCTCGGCCCTTAATCTGACAGCTCCCTAGCGACCCGGGCCCTGCCTTCAATCAGGCGTCCGCTCAGCTCCTGGCCCCGCCCCTTCTGCTCAAGGCCACGCCTCCACACTGTCCCTTGGCCCCGCCCCTATATGCCTCTGCTCCCTCCCCCCTCTTCAGGTTGGAGTGTATCCTTCATCATCAGTCCCTTTGCTAATCCCTTTTCCTCGCCTCCTCTAGGCGGAGACAAGCGATACTGTGAAGCGGGCTTCAGCTCTGTTGTAACCCAGGCAAGTAGGGAGCAAAAGCGGCGTGGGGCGTCCCCGAGCGGGACCCCCCCCTCACCTTCAGGCTTCCCTTTCAGGCTGGGGAGCTGGTGCTTGGGGCCCCTGGCGGCTATTTTTTCGTAGGTAAGAATCGAGCGATACCAACTCTCTCCCTCTCGCCGGGGGTCTCCCTTATACGGGGTCACACACACCTCCTGTCCCTCATCTGTTAGGTCTCCTGGCCCGGGCTCCAATTGCCGATATTATCTCAAGTTACCGCCCGGGCACCCTTTTGTGGAACGTTCCCACCCAGAGTTTTACCTACGACTCCAGCAAACCAGAGTGTTTCGACGGCTATCGGGGTAACCCTGGCACCTCCCCTCCTGGCTTCCCAGCACTCTAAGATAGTCAACTCCCACCTCAGCTGTCAGATCCCGTCGCTGTCTGAGTCTCCATGCCAATCCCAGCTGGCCAGCCCCAGAACAGAGGCGCCCCCGCTCTGAGCTCAGTCTCTCCCCGCCTTGCAGCTTACCCAACTCGGGTGCACCCCACCTCGCCCTTTCCGCCTTGGACTCACAGTGAGGCCTCGGGCAGGGTTTACTTTTGATGGCTTCAGTTAATACAATGCAGGGTTTGAACTTGGTGGCTTCTTTGACCCGGCTTTCCTTCCCTGCTTAACGCTTCCGAAAACACTGATTTGTGCTGTTCTCAGGGTACTCAGTGGCGGTGGGAGAGTTCGACGGGGATCTGAACACTACAGGCAAGAAATCCACTTAGTCAGGGGCAGGGGTTGGGGAGTCCACGGGGAAGAGGATCTCCCCAATCTCCCCTGGGTGCGGAATGGGGGAGGGGCCGGGTAGATAGGTTCTAAAGATCTGTTTCCCTGGGTTCCCCAGAGTATGTCTTCGGTGCCCCCACTTGGAGCTGGACCTTGGGAGCGGTGAGTTCTCCCTGCCCCGCCACTCAACATTCAGAAGCCCTGACAATCCTCACGATGACAACTTCCTTGCGCCCCCAAACCTCCTGGCCTTTCTCATTGGGAGCTGGGGGCTTCCAAGGAAGCAGGAAAAATGCGCTACATTGCGTTCTACGTGCAGGTGGAAATTTTGGATTACCACTACCAGACCCTGCACCGGTTGCACGGAGAGCAGGTGGGCGCCACGTCCCAGTTGGAGAGGCAAAGGCCCTGGATCTGAGACCCCAGAATATTTCATGGGATACAAGGGCAGATGTTTAACAGAGGGTGCTGAGTCTGGAGGCACGAACTAAGGTGCTCCTCATCTTGCAGATGGCTTCTTATTTCGGGCATTCTGTGGCCGTCACTGATGTCAACGGGGACGGGTGAGGAGGGGGAGAGCCCCACCCCTATCCAGTTGCGCACCCAAATAACAGAGGCTGAAGCTAGCCTCCATCTCTTCTTTGCCCGGCCCTCACTTTCCTGTGACTACCTAGGGGAGCAGGAGAAGGGGGTTGGATGAGATTTTACCCTTCTCTCCAGAATCCTAATCACCCACCTGGCTTGCAGGAGGCACGACCTGTTGGTGGGCGCTCCACTGTATATGGAGAGCCGGGCCGATCGCAAGCTGGCCGAGGTGGGACGCGTGTATTTGTTCCTGCAACCGCGAGGCCCCCAGGCGCTGGGTGCTCCCAGCCTCCTACTAACCGGCACACACCTCTATGGGCGATTTGGCTCGGCTATTGCACCTCTGGGCGACCTCAACCGGGATGGCTACAATGGTAGGGAAGAGAAGAACCTCACTTGCTGGAGGGGGGTTGACAGCCAACATAAAAAGCAGAACTTGATCTCAGGGCAGCAGGAGCCAGGAAAGACTCAAGTAAGGAGTGACCCTATCCTATATGTGGTTTTAATATCCAGTGGCTGAGCGAAGAGCAGAAAGGAGAGTTAAAGGGGATCAATTAGGATGGATTTGTCCTAATCCAGGCAAGATGATCACCTGGACAGCAGAATTTGGCAGTGAAGTTAGAGATGAGGGTAACTTCATAGATAGTTAGGAATTGGATTATTAGGACTTGATGGGTTGTGTGAtatggggaagggagagagagaggagttggATGGGTTGGTGGTGCTCTTCACTGCCTGGAACTCAGGCTATGGCACAggtctgggggagggaggagatgcACACCGCTGAAAGGCTTGGGTTCATTAGGTGGAAATGCCCAGAGACTCCTTGGACTTGACTTCCCCCTCCTCTAGGAGAGAGGGCTGAGTGGGAGATAGCTACTTGGAGAGAATGGTTCAGGTCTGGAGCCTGCGAAAAGAGAAGAGGCCCAGGATAGAATCCTAGGGACTTCTATCTCGCTCAGAGCATTTCGGGGATACCCAGAGGAGGTGActcagaaggaaacagaaaaggaatgtCCAGAGGGGTAGAAGGGAACCTTGAGATTCAGTGACCTAGAACTCTAGGGAAGAGAGTGCTTTAAGCAGGAGGAAGGATAGGATCAGTGGTTCCCCATGCTCTTGAAAGGTACCGTTAGATGGGACTGGGGAAGTATCCCATGGGCAAGAAGGAGTTCACTGGTGAGAGTGACAAGACCGATCCAGGGTGGGATGGGGACAGAAGTCAGAATACCATGGGGCAAGGTATGAATTAAGGTGAAGAATTGGAGGCAGGCAATATAGAAGACTCTTTCAACCAGTTtgacttaagaaaacaaaaagaaaaaggacactcATGGAAAGGAGATGGGGGTCAAGGGAAGATTATTTCAATTCAGAAGAATAAGGAGTATATTGAATGTGGAGGAAAATGGTCTTGTGGGAAAACTTAGCGATGAGCCAGAAGAGGGTCCCTGAGATGACAGGGGTAGGGGCACTCCACCTAGAGGCAGGGTCAAAGAGGAGCACCTATTCAAGGGTCAtatgaggagagggagagaaagtagGTGTGAATTTATAAAACAATAGTTGCACTGCTTCTCTTTGTGAAGTAGAGATGAGATCACCTACTGAAGGAAGAGGGCGGAGGTGGCTTGTCAGAATGGAGAAGTTTTGAAATAGGTGCTGAGTAGAAAACTCTTGAGATTGCCATGAGGCCTTGCACGTCGGGGTCCCAGTGAAGGCTAGAGATCTGGAATTCATGATGCCCAATCTGAATTAGCCAGAGCAAAAAGTGGCAATGGGGCCACAACGAGGAGGATATGACAAGGGAGATAagagaggaggaggccaggaatCAGGAGAGTGGGGGCCGCAGCCTGAGGACAAGTTCTGTATAACTTGATTAGGAAAAGCAACAATGGCATTTCAAAGGAAAAGAGCTGTACAGAAAACACATCATAAACCAAATCTGAAGACAAAGGAAAGATAGTTGCAACATATATATCAAAGACCTTAATTCTTAACATgtgcaaagactttttttttttttttccagttctgaggattgaacccagggcattctaccactgagctacatccccagccctttttattttattttattttgagatagggtcttgctaagttgctgaggcaggccttaaAGTttacgatccttctgcctcagcttcttgagtcattgggattacaggcaggtgccaccatgcctggccaaggAACTTTATAAGATATAAGATTATTTTacattgaaaatacattttcaaagctGATCGTAAAAATTATTAGTGGGCatgtttgtagctcagtggtagagcacttaccttcCATGCCCAAGATCTGGGGTTCCACCCCAGTAGTGGGggaaaaaatagtgataataaACTGGTGCTGATGTGGTTCTGAGTTTGCATGGTGAAAGTGGAatagaaaaatagggaaaaaggTTCCTCAGGAAAGAGGGACCAGTATTTAATAAGTCTCAGTTACTTAGTCTTCTGGGATTCAATTTTTGCATCttgaatggaaataataatgcTAGATTTTAAGGTGAAATGAaatattgtcaatattttttcctctatagATAGTAAGAACTTTTACTATTTCAATAACAATCTTACTTGACTGGTCTCTCTCCTGCCAGATTGTAAACTCCCAGAGGGCAGTGCAGCCACCTCCTTGCCCCAGACTTTGCACCCTTCTTGGCTCTTCTGGTCTGCTCACAGAAGAAGCTCAGGAGGATTTTACAGAGTCCCTGAGGAGATGGAATGACAGACACtccctttctgtttttccttccagaTGTTGCCGTGGCTGCCCCCTATGGGGGTCCTAGTGGTCGGGGCCAAGTGCTGATTTTCCTGGGTCAGAGTGAGGGGCTGAGCTCACGCCCTGCCCAGGTCCTGGACAGTCCCTTCCCCACAGGCTCTGGCTTTGGCTTCTCCCTTCGAGGTGCCGTCGACATAGACGACAATGGATATCCAGGTGCCCTTGGACTGCCTCCAGCAAGACAAGGAATGCCTTAGGGCATTTGCGGGAAGTGCTGACAGACAGAGCTGGGGGCCATGCCTGACCTGGTGCCCCACTGTAAGCTCTGCTCTGTATGGTGGGGATGCCTGCAGGGGTGGAGAAATCGAGCCTTCAGTGGGGGAGATGGTATGAGGCACCTTTAGGAAGATGACATAAGGACTCTGCTCTCTCTAATTGCCACTTCTGATTCCTCCCCCAATGTCTATAGACTTGCTGGTGGGAGCCTATGGGGCCAGCAAGGTAGCTGTGTACAGGTGAGCACTGGGCCACGGGCAGGGTAGGGAAGACCCAAATGATcagcagaggccaggccaggAAGGGTCACCATGATAGGCTTCCCCTGATCCCATCAGAGCTCAACCGGTGGTGAGGGCCACTGTCCAGCTGCAGGTACAAGACTCACTGAATCCTACTGTGAAGAACTGTGTTCTGGAGCAGACCAAAACACCAGTGAGCTGGTGAGGCGGTGGAGGGCATGGGCTGGGCAGGATCCAGAACCTCAGAGAGGCCCCTGCCCCTGAGCCCAGTCTTATCTTTGTAGCTTCAACATCCAGATATGTGTGGGTGCCACTGGGCACAACATTCCTCAGAAGCTGCGTGAGTGTCATGGAGGAGGTTGTAGGGAAGTGGGTCTGGGTTCCCCAGAGGCTGACCAGGGAGATCCTGATCCTCATTGTTTGCCCTGCCAGATATAAATGCTGAACTGCAGCTGGACCGGCAGAAGCCCCGCCAGGGCCGGCGGGTGCTGCTGCTGAACTCTCAACAGGCGGGCATTACCTGGAGCCTGGACCTGAGTGGAAGGCACAGCCCCATCTGCCGCACCTTTACAGCCTTCCTTCGAGTATGCCCAGGCTAGGGACTGACGGGGCTGGGTGTGTGAAGTTCACCCACCAGATTTGTTCATTCAGCCCTGGGGCACTGGGATGGGTGCTGTGGACCCAGAAATGGTCAATAGGACATGGTCCCTACTGCTGAGCTCTTGCCAGGGAAGGCAGGGTGTACAAGTAGCAAGACTGCCCAACTCCTGACCCCCTCTTAGGATGAGACAGATTTCCGGGATAAGCTGAGCCCTATTGTGCTCAGCCTCAACGTGTCCCTGCCACCTGAGAAGACTGGAGTAGCTCCTGCTCTCGTGCTACATGGAGACACGCATGTCCAGGAGCAGGTGGGTTGGGGAGAGGGCAGGCAAGGGAGGGGCATGACTCCTGCCAGGAAATCAGGGTTAGGTTTAGTGCACAAGTTGCAATGTGAATGCCGAAATCTTGATGTCACCTTTCAACATCCTCTAAGCTCTGATGTGAACTCATAAACCCTAATATCACCGCCAAGCCCTATAGCATCCCAATCCTTTGTATCAACCCCAAAAGTTTGAGAGCTTCTCCACATTCCTCATCTCTGGTTGTCTTACCCCTGAGCTCTGACACGAGTCCCAAACCCATTCTTGAATTCCTAACCCTGATGGAACCACCCCCAGCTCCCCAAACTTCAACACCTCCAGCTGACCCACACATCCTGATGTGTCCTTGCAGACCCGCATCATCCTGGACTGTGGGGAAGATGACCTGTGTGTGCCCCAGCTTCAGCTCACTGCCATGGTGTAAGGGAACCTCTCGCTCTACCCTTGCCCCTTTCTGTCCCATGAGACCTGCTTCCCATCTGGGTCCCGGCTCTTTTTCCCAGACCCTGTACCTGGACCCAGCCTCCCTGGCTTCACCTATTTTCCCCCACAGGGTGGGCTCTCCACTCCTAATTGGGGCTGATAATGTGCTGGAGCTACAGATGGATGCAGCCAATGAGGGTGAGGGGGCTTATGAGACAGAGCTGGCCGTGCACCTGCCCCAGGGAGCCCACTACATGCGGGCCCTCGGCAACCTGGAGGTGAGTCCCCCACCCTGGGGCATTGCCAGGGGCTTGGGAGGTGACTCTCGACTCCCACTTGAGTGCTCCCACTCTCTTACCTTTTGCTGTAAAAGatgactgactttttaaaaatacatatttgaaagagaaaattcttGCTAATGACACAAAATTGAAGACTCTATTATAAAACGCCCAATAAGGCTCAGGAACCAAATGTTAACAGGAACCTCTCTTAACATTTGCTGACTTTCCTTCCAGTTTTTTCCTCCAACATTGGCAGGTTCTTACCTGGGTATCTGTTTTCCATCGTGCTGATGTAGTTTATAACAATGGAGCTATACTCTATGTGACATTCTGTGCTCTTTtgaatcttcaaaatgaaaatttactttaaaacataataaagtgCACAGCaatacagaaaatagaatggggTTGTCCCTTTAGCCCTGCCCCATCCTGGCACATAAGTCTCACGGATTTGCCAAGGGAGCGCCAATACACATTGACCTGCTCGGCAACCCACCTATGCCTCCCAACTGCTCCCAAAAGGGCTTTGAGAGGCTCGTTTGCAACCAGAAGAAGGAGAACGAGACCAAGGTGGTGCTGTGTGAGCTGGGCAACCCCATGAAGAAGAACACCAGGGTGAGGCCTCTAAGGCATGCACGGACCGCGGGCGAGGGCATGGGGTCTGGAGTCAGGTAGCTCTGGGCTGGCATCCTTGTCTCATACTGCCTATcagcatgttcctgggtgagtGACTTTCCCTCTTCAAGTGGGCTTATgggtaaaatggagataataatggtAACTTTGGAGTGGGGAGGCTGGAGGCCATATTCAGGGCAGGGCTGCCCAGAGTGGAGTGGACATCTTAGCAGTGACTTTGGCTCTCCACCTCTCCCAGATAGGAATCACGATGTGGGTGAGTGTGGAAAACCTAGAAGAGGCTGGAGAACATGTGTCCTTCCAGCTGCAGATGAGAAGGTACTAGAATGGGGGGCACTCCTTTTCCCTACCTGACCCCATGCAGGGACCCTTCCTTACAGAAGGGTCTTCAGTGGTGTCTGTCCTTTGCATTTCCCTGTTCCCTTGCTTCCTCAGAGACTTGTTTCTGAGTCTTAGAGCTCTAGAGGAAGTCCCCCCGACCCACCTGGGCCTATCTTCCGTGTAGCATGACTGTTCATGAAATTAGCTCTCTGAGCCCCCTGAAATTCTGACTGAACTCCAGAGAATCCCTGGGCCAGTCTTCCTGACCTGCCTCTTCTCACCCTTTCCCCGCAGCAAGAACAGCCAGAATCCGAACAGTGAGATTGTGCTGCTGGATGTGCCAGTCTGGGCAGAGGCCAGAGTGGAGCTTCGAGGGTGAGCAGccaggacaggaaaagggagatgGCAGAAGGGCTATGAAGttcagggaaggggctggggtgtggcttagtgacagagtgcatgcttagcatgtgtggggcTCCAGGTTCCATCTGCAGcaccacaaacacaaaaacacaaagaattaaACTTGAGGCCACGGAGGGTTCCCCACAGACCCTCCAAGGGATCAAACTCACTCTGGAGCCTTGGGCACCTACAGGAACTccttcccagcctctctggtgGTGGCAGCAGAAGAAAGTGACAGGGAGCAGAACAGCTTGGAGAGCTGGGTCCCCAAAGTGGAACACACCTATGAGGTAGGAAGGAGCTTCTGGGTCCCAGGCTAGTGTGAGAGGGCGATATGCTGAACGCCCTACTCATCCTGCTGTCCCACCCCCAGCTCCATAATAATGGTCCTGGTACTGCGAATGGCCTCCGCCTCAGCATTCATCTCCCTGGCCAGTCCCAACCCTCGGACCTGCTCTATATCCTGGATATACAGCCCCAGGGGGGCCTCCTGTGCTCCTCAGAACCTTCTCCCAACCCCCTCAAGGTAAGAAGCTAGGTAGAAGAAAGAGTTGGTGGGGCGGGGCGATCTCCAGACCATCAGTCAGAGTACTCTGAAGTTGGGGACATAGACCACAGAGGGGAACTGATAGCTCCCTTGCCTCTCCAGCTGGACTGGAGGCTGCCCACGCCCAGCCCTTCCCCCACTCAACCGGTCCATCACAAGCGGGAACGCAGACAGGCCTTACTGCCAGGGCCCAAGCAGCCTGGAGAACGGGATCCAGTTCTGGTGGTGAGCAGGCCCTGCGGTCTCTGGGTGGGGCCTACCTGGGGCCCAGGAGCCAGAGGGGATGAAAGGCAGGAAGAGCACCCCACCTTGGTCCCATAGAGTACTTCAAAGTGAACATGAAAGATGATACCGCGCTGGTATCTGGAGTGGGCTGGGGGACACTTGCAGTTAAGCTTCCCAGTACATTAAAAAATTGCCAAAGCAAGGTTACAAACGTTCTGGGTATTGAAGGCTATGTCATGACCCACTCCTTCCAACCTTGTCCCTGAACTTCCGGGCTGTTAAGCAAACTGCACGTAGAGATACCATCCGAAGCTCTAACCCGAGCCCCTTCCTGAGGGGAAAACCCGAGCTTCTTGACCCTCCTGGTCCTTTCTGTGTTGGGTCCCTGGAGTGAGGGGCAGGGGATCAGGGCCAGGAGGGGCTGGGAACTGATGATACATCCCCTCAGAGCTGTGAGTCGGCGCCCTGTACTGTGGTGCAGTGTGAGCTGCAGGAGATGGCGCGCGGGCAACGGGCCATGGTCACGGTGCTGGCCCTGCTGTCGCTGCCCAGCCTCCGCCAGGTGGGGTTGGACGCGAGTGGGCAGAGCCCTCTGGAGGCGGGACCCGAGTTTGCTGGGGGGAGAGGCGGGGTTTCGGGGGCGGGGGGAAGGGGCGTGGCTTCGGGGCGGGGAAAAGGAGAGGGCGAGGTTTGCCTTGGGGTGTGAGGGCGTGATTAAACCAGGAGCAGGTATTCCCAGCGAGGACTTGGACTCCTGCCACCCATCGGCGTCCTGTGACTTGTGCAAGTGGCTTTTACCCCCGCCCTCTGTAGAGGCCGCTGGATCTGTTTGTGCTGCAGTCACACGCTTGGTTCAATGTCTCTTCCCTTCCCTACGCGGTGCCTGCGCTCAGCCTGCCCAGTGGAGAAGCC
Proteins encoded in this region:
- the Itga2b gene encoding integrin alpha-IIb; this translates as MARALCSLHAFWLLEWAPLLLGPSAAPKALALNLDPVRLTFYTGPNSSHFGFSVDFHKDNQGRVAIVVGAPRNLGPSQEETGGVFLCPWSVEGGQCNSLSFNFRDEIRNIGSQTFQTFKARQGLGASVVSWNDIIVACAPWQHWNVLERTQEAEKTPVGGCFVAQLQSGGRAEYSPCRSNTMSRVYVGNFGGDKRYCEAGFSSVVTQAGELVLGAPGGYFFVGLLARAPIADIISSYRPGTLLWNVPTQSFTYDSSKPECFDGYRGYSVAVGEFDGDLNTTEYVFGAPTWSWTLGAVEILDYHYQTLHRLHGEQMASYFGHSVAVTDVNGDGRHDLLVGAPLYMESRADRKLAEVGRVYLFLQPRGPQALGAPSLLLTGTHLYGRFGSAIAPLGDLNRDGYNDVAVAAPYGGPSGRGQVLIFLGQSEGLSSRPAQVLDSPFPTGSGFGFSLRGAVDIDDNGYPDLLVGAYGASKVAVYRAQPVVRATVQLQVQDSLNPTVKNCVLEQTKTPVSCFNIQICVGATGHNIPQKLHINAELQLDRQKPRQGRRVLLLNSQQAGITWSLDLSGRHSPICRTFTAFLRDETDFRDKLSPIVLSLNVSLPPEKTGVAPALVLHGDTHVQEQTRIILDCGEDDLCVPQLQLTAMVVGSPLLIGADNVLELQMDAANEGEGAYETELAVHLPQGAHYMRALGNLEGFERLVCNQKKENETKVVLCELGNPMKKNTRIGITMWVSVENLEEAGEHVSFQLQMRSKNSQNPNSEIVLLDVPVWAEARVELRGNSFPASLVVAAEESDREQNSLESWVPKVEHTYELHNNGPGTANGLRLSIHLPGQSQPSDLLYILDIQPQGGLLCSSEPSPNPLKLDWRLPTPSPSPTQPVHHKRERRQALLPGPKQPGERDPVLVSCESAPCTVVQCELQEMARGQRAMVTVLALLSLPSLRQRPLDLFVLQSHAWFNVSSLPYAVPALSLPSGEALVQTQLFRALEERAIPIWWVLVGALGGLLLLTLLVLAMWKVGFFKRNRPPLEEDEEEE